The following are from one region of the Streptomyces decoyicus genome:
- a CDS encoding MOSC domain-containing protein has product MATVTELISYPVKGCAGTPAAAAELTPAGLPHDRSFLVVGPEGVFRSQRTDPRLAVVRPEVSTDGTQLTLNAPGLETLHLDIDLGDGPSPRCEVEMFGDPYRAVDQGDRAAEWLSEALGAASRLVRAAPEHDRVTDGLTPGTSGFADSSPVHVISLATFDDLNRRITAAGRSPVPMDRFRPNIVVDGWDAPQTEDRARRVTVGGGELGFAKLAVRCAVTLVDQRTGGKAGPEPLRTLASYRRVPEGGVAFGSKFSVLGTGKVAVGDAFEVTEWGTD; this is encoded by the coding sequence ATGGCGACTGTCACCGAACTGATCAGCTACCCCGTCAAGGGCTGCGCCGGCACCCCGGCGGCCGCGGCGGAGCTCACCCCGGCCGGCCTCCCGCACGACCGCAGCTTCCTGGTCGTCGGCCCCGAAGGCGTCTTCCGCAGCCAGCGCACCGACCCCCGGCTGGCGGTGGTACGGCCCGAGGTCAGCACCGACGGGACGCAACTCACCCTGAACGCCCCCGGGTTGGAGACCCTCCACCTGGACATCGACCTCGGCGACGGGCCGTCACCCCGCTGTGAGGTCGAGATGTTCGGTGACCCGTACCGCGCGGTCGACCAGGGGGACCGGGCGGCCGAGTGGCTTTCCGAGGCGCTCGGCGCGGCCAGCCGGCTGGTCCGCGCAGCGCCGGAGCACGACCGGGTGACCGACGGCCTCACCCCCGGCACCTCCGGCTTCGCCGACAGCAGCCCCGTGCACGTCATCTCCCTGGCCACCTTCGACGACCTCAACCGCCGTATCACCGCGGCCGGGCGTTCGCCGGTCCCGATGGACCGCTTCCGTCCCAACATCGTCGTCGACGGCTGGGACGCACCGCAGACCGAGGACCGGGCCCGGCGGGTCACGGTCGGCGGCGGCGAGCTGGGTTTCGCCAAGCTCGCCGTCCGCTGCGCGGTGACGCTCGTCGACCAGCGCACCGGCGGCAAGGCGGGGCCGGAACCGCTGCGCACGCTGGCCTCGTACCGGCGGGTGCCCGAGGGCGGGGTCGCGTTCGGATCGAAGTTCTCGGTGCTGGGGACGGGAAAGGTGGCGGTGGGCGACGCATTCGAGGTCACCGAATGGGGAACCGATTGA
- a CDS encoding nucleoside triphosphate pyrophosphatase produces the protein MTEEPRPRRLVLASQSPARLALLRQAGLAPEVVVSGVDEDALTAPTPGELARVLAEAKAAAVAARPETAGALVVGCDSVLELDGRALGKPADAEDATARWKSMRGRSGILQTGHCVIDTAAGGRQVSATASTTVRFGDPTDDEIAAYVESGEPLFVAGAFTLDGRSAPFIDGIDGDPGNVIGLSLPLLRRLLAGLDVAITDLWT, from the coding sequence ATGACCGAAGAGCCCCGCCCCCGCCGTCTCGTCCTCGCCTCCCAGTCGCCCGCCCGGCTGGCCCTGCTGCGGCAAGCCGGGCTGGCGCCCGAGGTCGTCGTCAGCGGCGTCGACGAGGATGCGCTCACCGCCCCCACGCCCGGCGAACTGGCCCGCGTACTGGCCGAGGCGAAGGCCGCCGCCGTCGCCGCCCGCCCGGAGACCGCCGGCGCGCTGGTGGTCGGCTGCGACTCGGTCCTGGAGCTGGACGGGCGGGCGCTCGGCAAGCCCGCGGACGCCGAGGACGCCACCGCCCGCTGGAAGTCCATGCGCGGCCGCTCGGGCATCCTCCAGACCGGCCACTGTGTCATCGACACGGCGGCGGGCGGGCGCCAGGTATCCGCCACCGCCTCGACCACGGTCCGCTTCGGCGACCCCACCGACGACGAGATCGCCGCCTACGTCGAAAGCGGCGAGCCGCTGTTCGTCGCGGGCGCCTTCACCCTCGACGGCCGCTCCGCCCCCTTCATCGACGGCATCGACGGCGACCCCGGCAATGTCATCGGCCTCTCCCTGCCGCTGCTGCGCCGGCTGCTGGCCGGCCTGGACGTCGCGATCACGGACCTGTGGACCTGA
- a CDS encoding DJ-1/PfpI family protein, producing MPKILIIAGDATEDLEFFYSYQRMLEEGYETQVAAPTRKKLRFVVHDFVDDFDTYVEREGHSWPSDLALSEVDPAEYAALVLPGGRAPEYLRNDSDYRRVVTHFFDEDKPVAHICHAAITLAPLGVLKGRRTAAYPACAPDVAMGGGIFVDGSAVVDGKVVSARAWNDQPEWMRAFMEVLREHAPVKG from the coding sequence ATGCCCAAGATCCTGATCATCGCCGGTGACGCCACCGAGGACCTGGAGTTCTTCTACTCGTACCAGCGGATGCTGGAGGAGGGGTACGAGACGCAGGTCGCGGCCCCGACGCGGAAGAAGCTGCGGTTCGTGGTGCACGACTTCGTCGACGACTTCGACACCTACGTCGAGCGCGAGGGCCACTCCTGGCCGTCCGACCTCGCCCTGTCCGAGGTCGATCCGGCGGAGTACGCCGCGCTGGTGCTCCCGGGCGGCCGCGCCCCGGAGTACCTGCGCAACGACTCCGACTACCGCCGCGTGGTCACCCACTTCTTCGACGAGGACAAGCCCGTCGCCCACATCTGCCACGCGGCCATCACCCTGGCCCCCCTCGGCGTCCTCAAGGGCCGCCGCACCGCCGCCTACCCGGCCTGCGCACCGGATGTGGCGATGGGCGGCGGCATCTTCGTCGACGGCTCGGCGGTGGTGGACGGCAAGGTCGTCTCGGCGCGTGCGTGGAACGACCAGCCGGAGTGGATGCGGGCGTTCATGGAGGTCCTGCGGGAGCATGCGCCGGTGAAGGGCTGA